Proteins found in one Panicum hallii strain FIL2 chromosome 4, PHallii_v3.1, whole genome shotgun sequence genomic segment:
- the LOC112888403 gene encoding protein trichome birefringence-like 1, producing the protein MKSLWKQSGGLVCADAGPLSPLGGRGSRRRARLILYGFAAAFAALTAYVALAAPSSAGGAGAGEAAGGASWFGGVYASTAPYRSQISSFFSSILPADAPAHSPGPLRAPAGGSGGGGGKVSGGPVGSAAGSNSSAAPGSGKQLGSGAGAPIGNAGRGSVPPASDLAGTTISGKGGGGAPTNNSASSGGAPNGAVDRNNGNGGGVSSSRAGGGSGSPASSAAGDGAVAETDKQSGSGSGAPSNAAAGQGSTVRAEAKVGDSVPSNNSAGSSSSQKIDLSTGSSNNQAGNGSGVPTSGSASGNSSSLKADAQVAAGAGKSGFSGSGTEKKADLSKSSDAQPGSGNEDSSHKSTGNSSLAKSTDRNAGSNNSSDAQQGSGNGDASSKSTGSSSPAMSTDMKASSNNSSDAQPGSGSGDANHKSAGSSTSAKSNGGGERNGTSVSAVPTSNQTGSLALAGEKEVGSPRKNNTVVASPAVRNQEQTSSGVASGGSSGTVNKQKGDATQDDGSSGNKKVDWFKQVASCDMFHGHWVRDDSYPLYPEGSCPHIDEPFDCYLNGRRDLAYQKLRWQPSGCSIPRLNPTDMLERLRGKRLVFVGDSLNRNMWESLVCILRNSVKDKRKVFEASGRREFKTEGSYSFLFTDYNCSVEFFRSPFLVREWEMQVSDGKKKETLRLDLVEQSSPKYKDADFLIFNTGHWWTHEKTALGKDYYQEGNHVYSELNVVDAFHKALLTWSKWIDANVNPKKTTVLFRGYSASHFSGGQWNSGGSCDKESEPITNEQYLSTYPPKMSILEDVIHEMKTPVVYLNITRMTDYRKDAHPSIYRKQNLTDEERRSPERYQDCSHWCLPGVPDSWNELLYAQLLIRQHQMRQQ; encoded by the exons ATGAAGAGCCTGTGGAAGCAGAGCGGCGGCCTGGTGTGCGCGGACGCGGGGCCCCTCAGCCCGCTCGGCGGCCGCGGCTCGCGGCGCCGCGCCAGGCTCATCCTGTACGGGTTCGCGGCCGCCTTCGCCGCGCTCACCGCCTACGTCGCCCTCGCCGCGCCCTCCtccgcgggcggcgccggcgccggcgaggcggcgggAGGCGCCTCGTGGTTCGGCGGCGTGTACGCGTCCACGGCGCCGTACCGCTCGCAGATTTCAAGCTTCTTCTCGTCCATCCTGCCCGCCGACGCGCCCGCCCACTCGCCGGGCCCTCTGCGCGCCCCGGCAGGCggatcgggcggcggcgggggcaagGTGAGCGGTGGACCAGTGGGGAGTGCCGCGGGAAGCAACAGCTCTGCCGCGCCTGGGTCTGGTAAGCAGTTGGGAAGTGGCGCTGGTGCTCCGATCGGCAATGCCGGCCGTGGGAGTGTGCCTCCGGCCAGCGATTTGGCCGGAACCACCATCAGCGGCAAGGGCGGAGGCGGAGCTCCGACGAATAATTCTGCGTCGAGTGGCGGTGCGCCGAACGGCGCGGTGGATCGGAATAATGGAAACGGCGGAGGCGTTTCCAGTAGTAGGGCGGGAGGCGGCAGTGGATCCCCAGCCAGTAGTGCCGCCGGAGACGGAGCCGTGGCGGAGACTGACAAGCAGTCGGGAAGTGGAAGCGGAGCCCCGAGCAACGCTGCTGCCGGACAAGGCAGCACTGTGAGAGCCGAGGCCAAAGTTGGAGATTCTGTTCCCAGCAATAATTCTGCTGGGAGTAGCAGCTCGCAGAAGATTGATTTGAGCACTGGATCTTCTAATAATCAGGCTGGAAATGGAAGTGGCGTTCCAACCAGTGGTTCTGCTTCTGGAAATAGCAGCTCGTTGAAGGCCGACGCACAAGTTGCTGCTGGAGCCGGGAAAAGTGGTTTTTCTGGAAGTGGCACAGAAAAGAAGGCTGATCTGAGTAAAAGTTCAGATGCTCAGCCAGGGAGtggaaatgaagattcaagccATAAATCAACTGGAAATTCTAGTCTGGCGAAGAGCACAGATAGAAATGCTGGTTCGAATAATAGTTCCGATGCTCAGCAAGGGAGTGGAAATGGAGATGCAAGCAGTAAATCAACCGGAAGCTCCAGTCCGGCAATGAGCACAGATATGAAGGCTAGTTCAAATAATAGTTCAGATGCTCAGCCAGGGAGTGGAAGTGGTGATGCAAACCATAAATCAGCTGGAAGTTCTACTTCGGCGAAGAGCAATGGCGGAGGTGAGCGTAATGGTACAAGTGTGAGTGCTGTTCCAACTAGTAATCAAACGGGCAGTCTGGCATTGGCAGGGGAGAAAGAAGTTGGATCTCCCAGGAAGAACAACACGGTTGTAGCATCTCCAGCTGTTAGGAATCAGGAACAGACAAGCAGTGGAGTTGCTTCTGGTGGAAGCAGTGGTACAGTAAATAAGCAGAAGGGAGATGCTACTCAGGATGATGGTTCTAGTGGAAACAAGAAAGTTGATTGGTTCAAGCAGGTGGCCAGTTGTGATATGTTCCATGGGCATTGGGTTAGGGATGACTCCTACCCTCTCTACCCTGAGGGATCATGTCCTCACATTGATGAGCCCTTTGACTGCTATCTCAATGGTCGGCGAGATCTAGCTTACCAGAAGCTCCGTTGGCAACCCAGTGGATGCAGTATTCCAAG ATTGAACCCGACAGACATGTTGGAGAGGCTGAGAGGAAAAAGACTTGTTTTCGTCGGTGACTCACTCAATAGGAACATGTGGGAATCCCTTGTGTGTATTTTGAGGAATTCTGTCAAAGACAAGAGGAAGGTTTTTGAGGCATCTGGCAGGCGTGAATTTAAGACCGAAGGCTCATACTCCTTCCTGTTCACG GATTACAACTGCAGCGTGGAGTTCTTCCGCTCCCCATTCCTAGTCCGGGAATGGGAGATGCAAGTCAGCgatggaaagaaaaaggaaactCTCAGGCTAGATCTGGTTGAGCAATCGTCTCCGAAGTACAAGGATGCGGACTTTCTAATCTTCAATACTGGCCATTGGTGGACACATGAGAAAACTGCTCTGGG GAAGGACTACTATCAAGAAGGCAACCACGTGTATAGTGAGCTTAATGTCGTGGATGCCTTTCATAAAGCTCTTCTCACCTGGTCCAAGTGGATTGATGCCAATGTTAACCCCAAAAAAACCACTGTGCTATTCAGAGGCTACTCAGCATCTCATTTTAG TGGCGGCCAATGGAATTCAGGTGGAAGCTGCGACAAGGAGAGTGAACCGATAACAAATGAGCAGTACCTTTCAACTTACCCACCAAAGATGAGCATTTTGGAGGATGTGATCCACGAGATGAAAACTCCAGTTGTCTACTTGAACATAACTAGAATGACTGACTACAGAAAGGATGCCCACCCGTCCATTTACCGCAAGCAGAACCTGACCGACGAGGAGAGGAGATCGCCCGAGAGATATCAGGACTGCAGCCACTGGTGCCTACCTGGAGTACCAGATTCCTGGAATGAGCTGCTTTATGCTCAACTTTTGATCAGACAGCATCAAATGCGCCAACAATAA
- the LOC112890719 gene encoding uncharacterized protein LOC112890719: MGNVEATPFAVSPELGDALAKVAVFALVYVILRRSSDVFAPGRTPSRSLSFRPMRSMSVRRVLAAFSDVPVGVPEDGSAGAPSPSPLDHPGADERASWLK; this comes from the coding sequence ATGGGCAACGTGGAGGCGACGCCGTTCGCcgtctcgccggagctcggcgacGCGCTGGCCAAGGTGGCCGTGTTCGCGCTGGTCTACGTGATCCTGCGCAGGTCGTCGGACGTCTTCGCGCCGGGGAGGACGCCGAGCAGGTCGCTCAGCTTCCGGCCCATGCGGAGCATGAGCGTCCGCCGCGTGCTGGCCGCGTTCTCCGACGTCCCCGTCGGCGTCCCGGAGGACGGCAGCGCCGGCGCGCCGTCGCCTTCGCCGCTGGATCATCCGGGGGCTGACGAGCGTGCCAGCTGGCTGAAGTGA